DNA from Pseudomonas mendocina:
GCTGGCGGTCGGCGCGTTCCATCACCATCTCTCGGGGCTGAACTACACGCCCTTGTGTCGTGAGCGCAATGTGCTCTATTGCAGCGATGCCCATCCGTTCTTCGCCATGAAGGACGAGCGCCTGAGTGTCGATATCCTGAGCGAAGCCGTTTATGTCGATCGTGGTTATCTGAGTGAAAGTCGGCGGCCACACCAGCTGCGCTTTCAGCATTTCGTCAATGCCTACACCATGGAGGCGACAGCGCTGCTGATATTTTCCGGCACCTACATCGGTTACCTGCCCACGCACTATGCGCAGCCCTGGGTGGATCGCGGACGTTTGCGGCCGATCCGTCCCGAGAGCCTGTCTTTCGAGGCGCAGTTCGAGTGCATCGTACGTCAGGGACTGGAGCAGAAGCCCGCGGTGAGTCGTTTGCAGGAGCTGCTGCTCGCCTAGACCGGAGAGGTCGTGGGTGAGACCGGCCAGGCCGTCGCACGGCACTGCTTGAAATATTGAACGCCCGTTGCGTATGTTGTGTCACTGCCCGTCGCTCGACGGACTTCCAATGGCAAAGGACAACAGCAGATGAGCAACGACGGCCATCTTTCGCTGGAAACTCTCCTCAGTGGCATCGATGAAATCGACTGCGTGACCCCGGATCTCAATGGCGTGCCGCGCGGCAAGGTGATGACGGCCAGCGGCTTCATCGAGGGGCGGCGTTTGCAACTGGCCCGCGGCGTCTTGTTGCAATGCATCATGGGTGGCTATCCGGCGGCGCGCTTCTATGGCAGCGACGACGGCGATCTCGTGCTCAATGCCGAGCCGAGCCAGATTCATCGCCTGCCCTGGAGCGAGCCGCCACGCGCACTGGCCATCTGCGATGCGGACGAGCTGGATGGGCGCAGCTCCGGGCTGTCCACTCGTGCGTTGCTCAAACGCGTGCTGGCGCGTTACGCCGAGCACGGCTGGCAACCGGTGGTGGCCACCGAGCTGGAGTTCTTCGTCTTCGCCGTCAATCCCGATCCGCAGCAGCCGTTCCAGCCGCCAGCGGGGCTGGATGGTCGTCGTGAGGATGGCGGTTCGGCGTTCAGTGTCAGCTCCGGCAATGGCTTGCGGCCATTCTTCACCGAGGTGTATCGCTGCATGGAAGCGCTTGGCCTGCCGCGCGATACCTTCATGCACGAGATGGGCGTCAGTCAGTTCGAGATCAACCTGCTGCACGGCGATGCGCTGCAACTGGCCGATCAGACCTTCCTGTTCAAGCACCTGCTCAAGGAAGTCGGCTTCAAGCACGGTTTGTCCGTGGTGTGCATGGCCAAACCATTGGCGCACACGCCGGGTAGCTCCATGCATATCCA
Protein-coding regions in this window:
- a CDS encoding glutamine synthetase family protein, with translation MSNDGHLSLETLLSGIDEIDCVTPDLNGVPRGKVMTASGFIEGRRLQLARGVLLQCIMGGYPAARFYGSDDGDLVLNAEPSQIHRLPWSEPPRALAICDADELDGRSSGLSTRALLKRVLARYAEHGWQPVVATELEFFVFAVNPDPQQPFQPPAGLDGRREDGGSAFSVSSGNGLRPFFTEVYRCMEALGLPRDTFMHEMGVSQFEINLLHGDALQLADQTFLFKHLLKEVGFKHGLSVVCMAKPLAHTPGSSMHIHQSVVEQGTGRNIFSNEQGEATPAFYHFIGGQQAALADFTLLFAPHVNSYQRLCHPYASPNNACWSADNRAAGLRIPASAPVARRVENRLPGADANPYLALAASLAAGLHGLERELQPSAPIQGEFEVPEELALPCTMHAAIERLKRSELAIELFGAEFIEGYIASKTLELTSFYDEITPWERRVLAAQA